The DNA window GACGGTGCCGGACAGATTCTGGACCTGGCCGATGGGCGCGCCGTCGGAACCGACGATGATTTGGCCTTCCGAGCCGCCAAGCGAGAGCACACCGTCGGCGCCGCCGGTCAGCGCGTCGCTGCCGCCGGCATCCGCCACCTGTTCGCCGGGGCCGCCCGTCAGCTGCGCCACCACGTTGCCCGGAACCTGGGCGCCGTCGGCGGAAGCGAGTTGCGGGGGATTCGGTTGGTCGAAGTAGCCTTCGATCTTCACCTGACTGCCGTCGGGCATGGTGAGCACGAGATCGGAGCCGTCCTGGGAAAATTCGGCGTTGGTCAGAGATACGCCTTCGGGCAGGACGATTTCGCCGCTGTTGCCCGCTTGCAGGGTGATGATGCTGTCGCTACCGGCTCCGTCCATCATGACGCGTTCCTCGATTTCTCCATGCCGGCGCGAACAGCGCGCCGGGTGCATTGGCCTTTCCCCGGCAAGACGGACTCCGCCCCTCCGGGAACCGAAAGCAAGATAGGCCGAGGCCGTGTAAACCGCCCCAAAAACATGATCCGAGACGGCCTGACACCCGTCTGATGGCGGCCCCAAGACCCCTTGGTCGCCAGATAACTACTTGAAATTAAATACTATTATAATAGTCCGCGCCACCTGCCACGGGACCGCGAACAAGGTTAGCCGCTTGATCTTGGTGGAAAGGGCTCTGCCCGCCGAGCGAGCCATCCGATCACGCTCCGGCCGATCGGGCGGGGGCGTCACATGGCCGGGCGCGCGCCAGCTGCCGCCAGGAACTTGTGGGCCGAGCCCGCCTGCAAAAGTTCGACCGCGCAACCGAGTTGGCGATCCTGCTTTTCACCGACGGGCCGGCAGCGGGAATCGGGTACGCTGCCGTGCCGGCGGGGCAAGACCGACCCGACCGCCGGCAGCGCGCCGGGAAGGTCGGCCTCGCGGCGGCGCTTGTCGGCCGCGCTGTCCGCCGACTTGTTTTTGTCCTTTTCCGCTTCGGCGGCGGTGTCGATCACCTCGACGTCGGGCTCGACCCCGCGCGACTGGATCGCCTCGCCCGACGGCGCGTAATAAAGCGATGTCGTCAACCGGATCGCCCCTTCCTGCGGCAACGGTACGACCGTCTGCACCGATCCCTTGCCGAAGGTCAGCGTGCCCATCACCGTCGCGCGGCCGTTTTGCTGAAGGGCGGCGGCGACGATCTCGGCTGCCGAAGCCGAGCCGCCGTTGACCAGCACGACCATCGGAATGCCCCGCGCGATATCGCCCGATACCGCCTCGTAGACGCGGCCGGCGCCACGGCGCCCCTTGACCGTCACGATTTTTCCGGAATCGAGAAACGAATCCGCCATCGTCACCGACTGCTCGAGCAACCCGCCCGGATTGTTGCGAAGGTCGAGCACGATCCCGCGCGGCTTGCCGCCCAACCGCTCGCGGATCTCGGCCACCGCTTGATCGAGGTTGTCGTCCACCTTCTCGATGAAGCGAACGACCCGGATATAACCGACGTCGTCGACGATTTCCCAGCGAACCGAACGAACCTTGATCACCGCCCGCGTCAAGCGCGCCTCGAACGGCGCGCCGCCGCGGATCAGTGTCAGACGAATTTCGGAGCCCGCCGCGCCGCGCATCTTGTTGACCGCGTACATCAGGCCCTTGCCCTTGACCGGCTCGCCATCGACGTGAGTGATCAGGTCGCCGGACTTCAGGCCGGCGCGATAGGCCGGCGTATCCTCGATCGGCGCGATGATCTTGACCAGGCCGTCTTCGGCGCTGACTTCGATTCCGATGCCGCCGAACTCGCTTCGCGTGCTGACGAAGCTGTCGCGATACTCGTCGGCGTTGAGGTAGGCCGAATGCGGATCCAAGCTCGACAGCATCGCGCGCAGCGCCGCTTCGACCAATTTTCCCGGGTCCCGCCTGAGCGACGACCCTTTCTCCTCGTCGAGCCCGCGCAACGCGGCGTTCACCAGCTCGGCATCGCCGACCTCCCGGACGTATCCGACCCGCACCCGCTTGAAGACGTCGGTGAAATGGGCCGTCGCCCGCTCCACGCCGTCTTTATCGGATTCGCGCCGCAACGCGACGTTGAACCGCTCCACCTCGCGGCTGCTGTCGGCGGGCAGTCCCGCCAAGTCGCTCCACCCGATCGCGCGCCCGAGAACCCCGTCGCCGACGGAGCAACCGCCGAGCGCGCCAAGCGCGACGCCCGCGGCAACCGCACCCGCGACAACGATCGTCGTCCGCAATCCGCGCGTTCGGGGAAAGTGGTTCGTCATCGATTTCATCGACCGCACCGGAGCGACGCCATCGGCTACGGCGCCTCAGCCGTCGGCGTTGATCTTGGCGATCAAGCCCTTGAGCACTTCGTCGGCGATATCGTTTTCAATCTGGCAGGTGCCCGCGTTCTCGTGTCCGCCGCCGCCGTGCTTGAGCATCAGTTCGCCGACGTTCGTCTTGGAGGTGCGGTTCATGATCGACTTGCCGACCGCAAAAACCGTGTTCAACTGATTCAATCCCCACATCACGTGAATCGAGATATTACAGTCGGGATAGAGCGCATAGACCATGAACCGGTTGCCCGCGTAAATGGTCTCTTCCTTACGCAGGTCGAGGACGACGAGATTTTTGTAAATTTGCGCGCAGCGCTTGAGCTGGTCCTTGAATTTATCCTGGTGCGCGAAGTACAGGTCGACCCGCTCCTTGACGTCGGGCAACGCCAGTATCTTGTCGATGTCGTGGTCCCGGCAGTAATCGATCAACTGCATCATCAACTGGTAGTTGGAAACGTGGAAGTCCTTGAAGCGGCCGAGCCCGGTGCGCGAATCCATGATGAAATTGAGAAGCACCCAATCCTTGGGATTCAGGATTTCGTCCTTGCTGAATTGCGCCGAGTCGCTTTTATCCACCGCGTCCATCATGGCGGCGGAAATGTGGGGAAATTTCTTCTTGCCGCCGTAATGGTTGAACACGACGCGCGCGGCCGAGGGCGCCTTGGGATCGATGATGTGATTTTTCGGCTTGTCCTTCATCCGGATCGTTTCGGACAAGTGATGATCGAAGGCCAAATGGACGCCCTTGACGTAGGGAAGATTGGTGGTGATGTCCGAATCGGAAATCAGAATGGTACCGTCCTGCATGTCCTTGGGATGGACGAACTTGATATCCTCGATGAGCCCGAGCTCGCGCAGCAGCACCGCGCAAACCAGCCCGTCAAAGTCGCTCCGGGTCACCAAGCGGTATTTTTGTTCGCTCATCTCAAGCCTCGACCGATTAGGGAAAGAGCCGTTTAGTTTGCCCGAATTGCCGCGGTTTGCAAGGGCTTGGCGGACGCATAACCGGCGATCCGGATGGCCCACAGCACGGCCGTAAACAAGATGACCGCCGTCCCTTGATGCGCGACGCCCAAAGCGATCGGAACGTGGAGCAAAAGCGTCAAGACGCCGAGCCCGTATTGGATAGCCGCCGCCACCGGAACGAGCAGGATCGCCCGCCGCAACCGGAAGTCGCCCGACCCCCGGGGCGCGAGAAATCCGAACCCCAGCGCCGACAGCACCGTCAACGTCGCCAACAGGCGGTGGTTGAATTGCACCGCGGCGATGTTCTCGAACATGTTGGCGAACGTGACGCCGAGCGCGAAGTAGCCGTCCGGAACCACCCGGCCGGCCATGAGCGGGAACGTGTTGTAGGCAAGGCCGGCGTCCAACCCCGCGACCAGCGCGCCAGACAACATCGTGACGACAACCAAGCCGAGGAGCAGGACGGCCAACCGACGCATGCGCCCCGACGCCGCGTTTACGCCGACCTCGCCGGATAAGCCGATCAGTCCGGTCGCGATCCAGAACAGATAGCCATAGATGGCCACGGCGAGCCCGAAATGGGCCGCCAGCCGATAGGGACTGACACGGGGATCGTCGATCAGGCCGCTTGCCACCATCCACCAGCCGAGCACCCCTTGCGCCCCTCCCAGCAGCAATGCGGCCACCATGTGACCCTTGAGCCGGCGATCAAGCCAGCCCCGCCACCAGAAGATCGCCAACGGCACGGCGAAGGCCAAGCCGATCAGGCGGCCCCAGAGCCGGTGGATGAACTCGAGCCAGAAAATTCCCTTGAACTGGTCGAGGCTCATGCCGCGGTTGATTTTCTGGTACTCGGGCGACGTTTGGTACTTCTGAAACAGCTCTTGCCATGCCGTGTCGCCGACCGGCGGCATCCATCCGGTCAAGGGCTTCCATTCGACGATCGAAAGCCCGGATTCGGTCAGACGAGTCAGGCCGCCGATGACCACCATCAGAAAAATAAACACGCACACGATCAACAACCAGCGCGCGATCGCCGCATGCCGGCGGTCGAAATCCGCGTCCGTCGTCGAACGAGTGGCCGGCACGCGTCGGATCTCAGTTCTCGCGACCGATCGCGCGCAGCAGCAACATATAGACCTTGCCCACGTCCGCGGTCAGGAAAGTGGTGGCGAGCACGCCGTCGATGTCGCGTTTTTTCGCTTCGCCGAGCGCGCCCTCGAACTGCGCGATGTAGCGGTTGACGTATTCCCGAAATTCGGCGTCCTCGCGGTAGCGGCTCGCGATGGTGGCCAGCCGCGAACGCTCGCGCAGGCCCAGCATCTTGCGCACGAACAGGCCCTTTTCGCCCTTGCTGTAGCGTTGCCAGTCGTCCTCGGAAAGCTCCGTTTCCAGGATCCGATTCATGTCGATCGCGAGCGATTGCAGTCGCTCCATCACGAACGTCGCGTCGCGCAGGAATTCCTGGGTGCCGGCTTGGCGGCGACGCTCGTTGAGGATGCGGAGCACATCCTGTGCTTCCCGCGTCGCCTCGCGCATGTCGGCGATCTGGCGCTGCAGGCCTTCGCCGATCTGGCGGGCCTGATCGGAAACGCGTTCGGCGTTGGCGGCGGTGGATTCGGCATTGCGCGCAACCTGGGTCCAGGCGGAAACCTGGTCGAGCGCCTGGCGCGACATGCCGCCGATTTCCTCGGCGCGATGGACCAATGTTTCGCCCAGGTTGGCGACCGAGCGTTCGGTCGACGTATACTGGGTCGCGAGTTCGTGCAGTTGGCCGCGCAGCGCGCCTGTACTGGCGCCGATGCGGGCGACGATATCGTCCGCCTTGCCGGCAATTTCGTGGGCGCGCTGGCGGAACAGTTCGCTCAGGCGCGAAAGCCGGGTTGCGCCCTGTTCGGCGTTCGCCGTCAGGTCCTGACCGCGCCGCAGCAGCGTTTCGCTGCCCCGATCGAGATCGAGCGCCGCGGTCTTGCCTCGCGCATCCAGTTCCTGAATTCGTTCCGCGACCAGCCGGGCGGCGTCGGTCGCATCGCCCGCCGCGCGCCGCGCCACCGCTCCGATGTCCTCGGTCCGCTGGAACAGCGATTGGCCCTCCTCCCTCAATTCGCCGTATATCTGGCGGCTCAATTCCGCGAGATGGCCGGTGCCGCTCTTGAGTTGCGCCGTGGCCTGGTCCACGTCGGCAGCCGCCTTTTGCGCGACCAACCCGAGAGATTCCGCGTTCTGCTGGAACGCCGCGGTCGATATCTGAAGCGCCTTGACGCCGCGGTCGGAGGTATCCGCCAGTGCGGCCGTGCTCTGTTGCAGCGCTTCGCCCGCCTTGCCGAGCCGCGTGGCGGCCTCATCCGAGGCCGCCGCCACCGCCGTCGCGTGCCCGTGCAAAACCTCGGAGAACGAACGCACGTGCGACATGGCCGAGGCATGCACGGCCGACAAATCCTGCGATCGTTGGCGCAAAATTTCGGCGATGCGTTCCAGCCTCGTTTCCGTTTGCTCGGTCGCGGCGGAGATTTCGTCGCGATTTTGGCGCAACCCCGCGGCCAGGACGTCGAGGCGGCGCCCGGCGTCGGCGCCGGCCTCGTTGACGCCCTCGACGCCGTCCTTGATGGCGGCAATGACGTTGCGGACCCGGCCTTCGGCAAGTTCGGAGGTTCCCGAGAGTTCCCCGGCACCGGCTTTCATTTCGGCCGTTGCCTCGCGCAACCGGCCGATCGCCTGGTCGGCGGATCCGGCCAGATCGCCCTGCCGTGCGACCAGCGTTTCGCTCGCCAGCCCGAGATTGCGGACCGCTTCTTCCGAGGCGACGACGAGTCGATGCGATTGGCTGTGATACGCGTCGCCGAGGGTCGATATCTTGGTCGCCGTCTTGTCGGAAACGTCCATGAGATCGTCGGCCTGACGGCGCATGGCCGACGCCATCAACTCGAGCATATCGGTCGCGCGTTCGACCGCGCCCGCCGCGTCGCGCGCGCGCGCGTGCAGCGCTTCGGATACGCCGGCCAGCGCGCTGACCGCGCGCTCGCTGGTCACGCCCAGATCGGCGCCGCTCCCGGCGACGGTTTCGTTCATGGCGCGCAACTGGGTTTGGGCCGAGTCGGCCGCGTCGGACATTTCCTTCAGGCTGCGACGCATTTCCTCGATCACGCCTTGCAGCCGCGCCTCGGCGAGGTCGCCGGAGGATTGAACGTCGCCGGTGCGTCGCTGGATGAGCCCGGCGCCTTCCTCAATCGACTTCGCGACCCGCGCGCCGGTATCGGCCAGTTTGTCCGCGTGCTCGATCAAGCCGCGCGTCGCGACGGCGATGTCCTCGGTCGCACGGCCGGCGACCAGCGCCGTGTCGTCCGCCCGCCGCCGCAGGGTCTCGGCCGAATCGTCGATGCGCGCGGTGGCGGCGGTCGCGGTCTGCGCCAAATCGGCGAGTTGGCGCCGGAATTCATCGGCATGGGCGGAAGCCTGGCCGACCGATCCGTCAAGCTCCGCCACGCCCTGATTAAGCGCCCGCGTCGCCGTGGTGATCGCCGCCGCGCCCTGCTCGGACGCCTTGGCCACCTCGGCGCCGGTTTTCTGAAGACCGACCACCAACGCTGCAAGCCGCCCGCCGGTCCGGTCCGACAGGCCCGAAAGGTCGTCGGCGCGTTGGCGCAGCGTTTCCCCGACCGCGCCGAGGCGTTGGATGCTCTGCGACGACAACTGATTGAGGGAATCGGCCTGCTGGCCGACCGCTTCGCCGGCGCCATCCAACCGCGCCACCAATTCGTCGGCCGCGCGGGCGAGATTCGCGGCCCGTCCGTCGAGAGCCTCGCCGGCTCGAACGGTTTCCACCAGAACTTTATCGGAAGCGAGTCCCAAGTCCTGGATGATTCGGCGGAGCGATTCACCGACGCCGGCGGCGCGCGCGGCGGTCTGGTCCGCCGACTCGGACATGGTCCGAGCCTGCATCTGCATGGCCTCGCCGGCGCCCTTGATGCGCTCCGCGACGCGGTCCGCGGTCATCTCGATTGCGCGCGATTGCTCGCGCATGGTTTCGCTCACGAGCTTGACTTTCTCGCTTGCCGTGTCCGAGGTGCTGTCGAGCGCGCGCGCCTGACGCTCCAGGCTGCCTTCGATCTCGGCCGCGCGCATGGCGACGACGGAACCGACGGCGTTGAGTTCCTCGACCTGGCGCTTGAGGCCGTCGCCCATCAACTCGGTTTGGCCAGCCGCGCGATCGAGACGCTGGCTCATTTCCTGGGCGTGATTGTGCAACAGATCGGCGCTGAGTTTGACCTTGTCGCTGATATCCGCCGACGACTGGAGCAGGATCTGCGCCTTCTCGAACAGGCGTTCGCCCGCGTCCTGGGCGCGCCCGGTCGCCTCTTCCGACACGGCCGCGAACTGACGGCCCCGTTCGGCGAATGTTTCGGTCGCTTCGCGCGCACGGGTCGAGGCCTCGTTGGCGACCGCCGACAATTCCTCGCCGCGTCGACGCAGGATTTCGGCCAGATCGTCGACGCGCGCGTTGGCGCGATCGGCGGCGACGGTCAGTTCCTGCGCGTTCTGGTGGAGAACGTCGCCGACTTGGCGCGCGCGGTTGGCGGCGCGCTCCGAGGCGGCCTGCAAATCCTCGACCTGGCGGCGTAGCGCCTCGGCCACGGCTTGCGCGCGCAGGTCCGCGTCCTCGGACGCCCGCGACAGTTCGAGGGCGCGGCGCTTGACCAGCGCGCCGACCGCCTCGGCACGCGCCGCCGCTTCCTCCGTCGCCTGGGTCAACTCGCGCGCTTGGCGGCGCAGGCTGTCGGTGATCTCCCTCAAGCGCGATTCCGCGCGCTCGGAAGGGTAGGCGAGCTGGTTCAATTGCCAACGCAACGCCTCGGTCTCGCGCCGCAACTCGCGCCCGCGCTCGAAGAACGCGACCGTCATCCAGATCAGCGCGATGGGGGTCGCGATCCCGGCGAACAACCCGCCGATCTCGTGCGGCAGCAACTGGCCGAGCTCGGCCCAGCCGACAGAGCCGCCGATGAACGACACACCGAAGTAGAGCCACGCGAGCGTCAAGACACCGCCGGCGACAAGCGGCAGCCGGTAGCGATGGTACGCCGGTACGATCCAGGCTTGCGGTTCGAGCGGACGCGACGGCGTCAACGGCTCGTTCGCCGACGCGACGGTCGTTTCCGTCGGTCGCGACTCGGGGGCCTGGTCGGCGGGGGTGTCCCGCAGATTCGCCGTGGTCATGGCCTAACTCCTCCGTCACATCGTTAGGCGCGCCGGGGGCCGATTCGCCCGCGATGATACACGACCAAATGTGGGCCGGAAAGACTATACGCCCACAAGAACTTGATGATTCGCGAGGTTTTTCAGGATTCCATGACCGATTCGATTCGCGCCGCGAGGCGATCAAGGGCGTGTCCGTCGTCGAGCCCCCCGTACAGCCGTTGCCGCCATCGTGCGCGGGCCTCGCGCCCACGGTCTTCGCCGGCGAGGGCGCGGGCGACGGCGGCCGCAATCTGGGTGGAATCCTCGATCCGCTCACCGATATCCCGACACGTCCAGGCGAGCGCCTTCGGATCGTATCCACTGCCCGTCGCCAAGCGGTTCGGGTTATCGACCAGCACAATCGGCCGATCCACGACCAGGAACGAGAACATCAGGTCCGCGCAATCCGTCACCAGCACGTCGGCGGCGGCAAGCAGCGGCGCGGGATCGGCGGCGGCCGAGTCGACCAGATGAACGTTGGGGAAGTCGCGCGCCACGTTCCGCCACCAGGTGAGCCATTGCGGCTGGTGCGCGCAGGTAACCGGGTGCGGTTTGACGATCACGGCGATGTCGTGACGGTCCCCGCGCAGGGATTCGATCGGGTGTTCGCCCAGCATGGCCGCGGCCGAAAGGGCGGGCTGATAGGTCGGTGCGAACAGAATGATCCTGCTGCGACCGGATTCCCCGCCCCGCGCCGGCAGGAAATCCGGCGACGGGGTTGCGCCCTGACGAAGCGGGTCGAGCGCGATCGGCCCGACGGTCCAGATCCGGTCGTCGGGAATGCCGGCGCGGGCGAAACGGTCCCGATCATCGGGCCCGATGGCGGCGGCGATATCGGCGAGCGGCGCAAAGGCGCCCGACAAGGCCTCGTCGCCGACCCCAGCCTGCAGATAGAGCGTCGCCGCACCGGGAACGAGCCTACGGATGTCGCGCGGGAACGGCTCGCAAGCGACGATCAGGTCAGGCGCGAAATCGGCGATCTCGCGCCAGTCGCCGCCGATCAACGGCCACCGCTTTTCGGCCAGACGTTCGAATAGCGGCTTGAGAACCGGATAATGCTCCGGCCGGGAGAAAAACAGCGCCGCGCGGCCGCTCCGGCGGGAACGGCCAAACCGCCCTTCTCCCGTCAAGTCGAACTTGAGGGTCGCTTGCGCCGCGCGCAGGAACGCGTCGTCCGGCGCGAGCGCGAGGCCCTTGCGCAGCGCGTCCATCGCCTCCGCGCGCCGTCCTTGGGCCTTGAGGGCAAGTCCGAGCTGGTAGCGGCCATCGGGCCGGTCGGGGAAACGTTCGACCAGCGCCCGCAACGCCTGGACCGCCTCGAACGTCGCGCCCGAGCGGCGCAACGCGGCGGCAAGATAGTACGCCGGCTCGAACGATTCCGGCTCCGCCGCCGCCGCCTGCCGGAAGGAGTCGATCGCGCCCGTGGTATCGCCGGCAAGCGCCAGCGCGCGCCCGAGGGCACAGTGCGCGGGCGCCGAACCCGGATCGACGGCGACCGCGCGCCGGAAATGCTCGAGCGCCTCGTTCCCTTCGCCCGCGCCGGCGAGAATCTCGCCCAGCCGGAGAAGAGCCTCGACGTGACCCGGATCGAGCGCGAGGGTTTCGCGCCACGATGCCGCCGCCGCGTTGAGATCGCCCCGACCTTCGGCGGCGTGCGCGTCCGCGACCAGCCCGCCGGTTTCGCTCAAGAGACACGGCGCCGACGCCGCCTCGGCAATTTCGGCGGCGGAAACCGGTTCCGAAGTCGGTAACCGCTCGGCGTCCGTGGGCGGTTGTGCGAGCACGACGAGGCCCATCTTGGCGAGCCAAGCGATCCCGCGCGAGGCAAGTCCCTGCCGGTCCGGCGGCAGGCGCAGCACGAGTTCCGCCGCCGTCGCTTCCCCGGAGCGGTCGAGGGAGATCAGCATCGCCGCCATATCCTCGGCGGCGGGCAGAATATCGGTGGCATAGCCGTTCATGGGGAGCCGCGCGAGGGTTTCGAGCTTGGCCGAGCCCGCGCCGGGCGCGAGCGCGACGCGGGTCGCTGCGCCGATGCGGTGCGATGGATGGTCCGCGAGGCGCACGAAAGGATCGCCGAGAGTTTCCGGCCGCACGAACGGCCGACACGACTCCCCGGGCCTTTCCGGCGCCGCGCGCAGATCGGCCAGTTCATGCCACAGCGTCTGATGCCGGGCGACGATCGCCCGCCAATCGAACGCCGCGCGTGCGTGGGCGCGCGCCGATGCGCCCATCGTCCGACGCCAGTCCGCGTCGGAGGCCAGCGCCGCGAGCGCATCGGCCGCCGCGCGTACGTCCACCGCCGTGACCTGGGCGACAATGCCCGCCTGACGGGCAAACGCAGCCGCGCGCGCCTCGGACAGCAAATCGAGTTCCGGCGCCAGCGCCAAATCGGTCCCCTGCCCCGGTTCGGGCAACCATGTTGGAGCCAGAAAGCCTTCGACACCGTCCCGCACCGCCTCGCGCAAGCCACCCCAGTTGGACGCCACCACTGGCAGACCCGAAGCCATCGCGGCGAGTACCGGTTCCCCCGCCGCGTCGTGCCCTCCGTCGTCGAGCGCGACAAAAATGTCGGCGGCGAACCAGACGTTGCCGCGCACAGCCGGTTCCTCGCCGTCGAAGAAGATGCAGCGCGAAGTGGGCGCGAGCGCGCGGGCCGCGTCGCGGTACTGGCGCTCGACCTCAGTCGAGGCGAACGTCCCGGCGTGAATCAGAAAGCAGCGGCGCTCCGCCCGCCGCGCCGCTTCCTCGGCGGCGAGATAGGCGGCGACGGGATGGCGTCCGCCGCGGTAATCGAACCGGCCGAACAGCAAGAGCGCCACGTCGTCCTCGCCGATACCGAGCCCGCGCCGGACGCGGCCCCGGATGGCGCGAACCTCGGGTGTGTCCGCGTATTCGTCGCATTCGATTCCGAACGGTATGACCCGCGTCGGCACCGCATCGCCGACGAGACGCCGAACGGTTGTCTCGATCGCCTGCGACGGACAAACGAGAACGTCCCACGGCGCAAGCGGCGCTCCGGCAAGTCGAGCGAGATGGTCGAGGGTCTCGGGATCACCCAGGTTCTCGATCACACCGACGAGGCTATAGGCACGGTCAAGCCCTCCCGCCCGACGTCGTCCGGCGAAGGGCGCGAGCGGCGCTCCCGGCGCGAGCAACGTCGAGGGCACGCCGCCGGCGCCGAGACCGCCGGGCGGCACCCAATGGAACGGCCGACGTCCGTTTCCCCCCTCGCCCATTTCCGCGCACCCGGCGTCGTAATGGGCCTTGGCGAGGGCGTGAACGTAAATCGCCTCGACCGCGCCGTGACGGAGGATCGCCCGCTTGAGCCGCTTCCAGTCGCCGCGATCGTTTCCGGCCGGAACCGGCAAATGGAGAAAAACCGCGTTCATCAATATAAGTGCTGACCGCCCGTAACCCAGAGTTCGGTTCCGGTCACATAAGCGGACTCGTCGGAGCAGAGATAATGGATGGCGCGCGCGCAGTCCTCGGGCGAGCCCATGTGGCCAAGCGGAATGCGCGGGATCAGCACTTCATACTCCGGCTGGACCATGGCGGTTTCGATCTCGCCCGGCGCGACCGCGTTGACGCGCACGCCGAGTTCGGCGAATTCACCCGCCATCTCGCGGGTCAAGGCCGATAGCGCCGCCTTGGAAATGGAATAAGCCGAGCCGGCAAACGGATGGATCCGATGCCCGGCGATGGAAGTGATATTGACGATGGCGCCGCGCCCGCGATGAAGGGCGGTGGCAAATCCGCGCGCGAGCTTCAACGGCGCGAAGAAATTCAGTTCGAACACCTGGCGCCAGGCGTCGAGATCGCCGTTGAGACAGCCGAGCCGCTCCTTAAACGGGGTTTTGGGCGAAACCCCGGCGTTGTTGACCAGCGCATGCAGCGGATCGCCCGCGAGCGCCTCATTGGCCTGGGACACGAATCGCGCCAGGCTCGATTCGTCGGCGAGATCGGTCGGCACGTGCAGCGTCCAATTGGGATCGCGCTTGCACTCGGGCGGCACGTCGGCACGGGCGCATGTGATAACCCGCCAGCCCCGCTCAAGAAAATGGATCGCGGTCGCATGGCCGATGCCCCGGGACGCTCCGGTCACCACCACGGTCTTGCGCTCGCCACTCATGACGGCGACGTTAGAATAAATACCCCCGTCTTTCTAGGCCGGAGACGCCGACCTTCCATGTGCTCGCGCTACGAAATCAGGTCGCGCCCCGAGGCGCTCGCGCGGCGGTTTCGGCTCGACGAAACCGCGCCCGATCTGGCGCGGCCCGAGGTTCGCCCGACCGACCTTGCGCCGATCGTCGTTCGCGACGCAGGCGGTGTTCGGCGCGCACGAGCAGCGCGCTTCGGCCTGAATGTGACCTGGGACAAAATGCCGGTCATCAATGCCCGCGCCGAGACCCTGCGCCAGAAGCCGACCTTCCGGCCGCTGCTCGGCAACCGTTGCTTGATTCCGGCCTCAGCCTATTTCGAGTGGCACCAGGACGGCCGAGCGCGCAGGCGCATTCGTATTTCCCTGGCGGAAGACGAATTGATCGGATTCGCGGGACTGTTCGATGCGAACCGCTTCGTCATCATTACTTGCGCCCCGGCGGCGACCATTGCCCATGTCCACGACCGGATGCCGGTAATCCTGCCGCCCGAATCGGAAGAGCGATGGCTCGATCGTGCAAACGACGATCTCGCCCGACTCCTCTCGCCTTATGCTGGCGCGATTTCGACGGCGGAGGAAAAGCCCAGGCCGTCCCCGCAAGGCGACTTGTTTGCCTTCGGGTAGGACCGAGTTCCGTACACATCGCCGTGAGGTTCCACCGGATCGGTTGCCGGGGTCGAAGTCCTGGATGTCGAATGGCGGCAAGGACTGATGCCATGGGCGACAAACACCGAGAATGGCGGAATACATTGAGAAGCGCGGCCAGAGCCATCTCGGTCGCGTTGGCGCTCGCGGGCTGCGCCGGCGCGGACGGCGGACGATACATCACCGTGAGGATGGAGCCCGCCAGCCTGCAAAACGCCCTCAACGACGCGCGAGCGCAAAATTACACCGTCCACGCGACCGCATCCAACGACCTGTTGTTGTTGGAAGGAAAGAGCGCTTATCGCTTTGCCGACCGCTCCGGCTCATTCAAGCGCAGGTCGATCGCGAGCCCTGGTGAATTGGAGTCCCTCCTGCGCGGAATGGGCGATGGCTACGCCGCCATCGATCCGGACACCGGAAAGACGATGGCGTATCTGTTCCAAAAATCGACGTTTTATCCGCTATCCGGCGATAAAGAGACCAAGACTTACCACGTCGATTTCGCCATGCGCGGCAAGATCGGTAGCTACTGACGTCCGCGCCGTCTCAGGCGCTGCGGTAGAGCTTGGTCAACACGAACTCGCGGTGGCCGAGGGCCT is part of the Rhodospirillales bacterium genome and encodes:
- a CDS encoding heme A synthase translates to MVVIGGLTRLTESGLSIVEWKPLTGWMPPVGDTAWQELFQKYQTSPEYQKINRGMSLDQFKGIFWLEFIHRLWGRLIGLAFAVPLAIFWWRGWLDRRLKGHMVAALLLGGAQGVLGWWMVASGLIDDPRVSPYRLAAHFGLAVAIYGYLFWIATGLIGLSGEVGVNAASGRMRRLAVLLLGLVVVTMLSGALVAGLDAGLAYNTFPLMAGRVVPDGYFALGVTFANMFENIAAVQFNHRLLATLTVLSALGFGFLAPRGSGDFRLRRAILLVPVAAAIQYGLGVLTLLLHVPIALGVAHQGTAVILFTAVLWAIRIAGYASAKPLQTAAIRAN
- a CDS encoding S41 family peptidase, which encodes MKSMTNHFPRTRGLRTTIVVAGAVAAGVALGALGGCSVGDGVLGRAIGWSDLAGLPADSSREVERFNVALRRESDKDGVERATAHFTDVFKRVRVGYVREVGDAELVNAALRGLDEEKGSSLRRDPGKLVEAALRAMLSSLDPHSAYLNADEYRDSFVSTRSEFGGIGIEVSAEDGLVKIIAPIEDTPAYRAGLKSGDLITHVDGEPVKGKGLMYAVNKMRGAAGSEIRLTLIRGGAPFEARLTRAVIKVRSVRWEIVDDVGYIRVVRFIEKVDDNLDQAVAEIRERLGGKPRGIVLDLRNNPGGLLEQSVTMADSFLDSGKIVTVKGRRGAGRVYEAVSGDIARGIPMVVLVNGGSASAAEIVAAALQQNGRATVMGTLTFGKGSVQTVVPLPQEGAIRLTTSLYYAPSGEAIQSRGVEPDVEVIDTAAEAEKDKNKSADSAADKRRREADLPGALPAVGSVLPRRHGSVPDSRCRPVGEKQDRQLGCAVELLQAGSAHKFLAAAGARPAM
- a CDS encoding exopolyphosphatase, with amino-acid sequence MSEQKYRLVTRSDFDGLVCAVLLRELGLIEDIKFVHPKDMQDGTILISDSDITTNLPYVKGVHLAFDHHLSETIRMKDKPKNHIIDPKAPSAARVVFNHYGGKKKFPHISAAMMDAVDKSDSAQFSKDEILNPKDWVLLNFIMDSRTGLGRFKDFHVSNYQLMMQLIDYCRDHDIDKILALPDVKERVDLYFAHQDKFKDQLKRCAQIYKNLVVLDLRKEETIYAGNRFMVYALYPDCNISIHVMWGLNQLNTVFAVGKSIMNRTSKTNVGELMLKHGGGGHENAGTCQIENDIADEVLKGLIAKINADG